TTTTTCAGAAGAAATACGCCTCCGGGTTTATTGACAAGTTTCCGAACATGGCTGATGCTGATTTTTTCCATAATAACTTCCTGGATCGCCTGGAAGTATCCCGTTTCGTCCTCATTGAAAATAACCAAGTCGATGTAGAGGCCTTTGATTTTCCAATATTCATGAATGGTCAGGATTTGATCCACCAGCTTGAGCTGGCTGCTGTCCTGAATCTTCAGCATGACAACCGGCAGGTCTCCTGATATGCCATGAGACCAGAGAGAGGTTTGTCCAAGCTGATTAGATGCTGCGGGGCTTTTCTGGATTGGGCAGCCATAGATGACCTGCCCGGCCAGACTGGAAATCATATTGGCTTCTCCAAAAGACAGTTGAAGGTTCGTTAATTCCATCAGATTTTGCGACCATGCCAATTCCTTGGCTTGCGTGATCACATAGCCACTGCGGTATTTCTGGGCAAGCTGAAGGACAGATTCCAGCTTATTGCCGTATCCGGTCAGGAAATAGACAGATACCGTTCTTCCCGGATCAATTCTCACCCTGGCCCGCAGACTTAAGATTGGATCAAGAACCGCTCCTACCGAATTGGACAAAGGCTGGTTAATATCCATGACCCTAGGATCGGCCAACGTTCGTCCGCGTCCAATAAATTTGACTCTGTCTGTCTCATACTCGGTTTCCCCAAACATATTTCCTTCACTGAACAAGGTATGCATCATATAATGTTCAGCGTTGTGCAAATGCCGCGGCCGCCGAAAAGCGACAAGGGTATTATTTTCATACTTTGTCTGGATGAACAGCTTGCTGAAGGCGGGATGAGCCATATCCGCCGAGATTTCATCCAAAGCAACTTCCACATAACTTGTCAGCTGGAGATCCCTGGAATAACTGCTTTGATTGGTCAGCGTGATTTTCCTGATCTCTACAGTATCCTCAGGGGCGACGAATACATCTGTCTGCGTGATGATATTTCCGTCTTTGCGGATATACTTGACCGTATTCGGGAAACAGGTTACCTTGTATTCCTCAGGCTGCGTCTGTACCGGTTTGGCTGTAGCCGACCAAAGATTTCCCGAATTAAGATTTTGGACATAGAAAAATGTTCCGTACCTGTCCATGGCGGGATCTTTGCGCCAGCGGGTCAGAAAAAGATGATTATACTGACTGTAGCCTGTACCGGAAAGCGTAAGCATGACGGCATATTCCCGGTTCGAAATGAAACTGCAGCGCGGAACCCGGGTATTCGGACTCAGGTAGACCACAGGTTTCTCTCCGAGTTTGCAGGAAATAGCGCGGACTTCCTTTTCCCCGGTTTCTTCGATGATCGGATTAAACGTATATTCTTTCAACGGAACCTGCTCCTGCAGCAGCATTTCAATCGATTTAATGACCGGTTCCCGGTGGAAGCGCTCCTGCATCCTGTTTGCTTCAAGGACATTCCCTAAGGCGATCAGGCTCATCCCCTGATGGTGAGACATATAGCTCTTGACGATGCTGGATTCCTCATTATACGGAACTCTGCTTTTGGTATAGTCAATCGCTTCAAACAGTCCGAATACACCGTTATAACCTTTATTTTTCATCAAATGGAGGTTTTCCATACTTGCTTTAAAATCAATCGGCAGCGCCATAAAAGTCGAATACGGGGATATGACCATATCCTTGGACAATCCTCTTTTCAGGCCTAAGCCCGGAACGCCAAAAGCTTTATATTGGTAATTATTCTGGATATCAAAACAGAAAAATCCCGATTCGGATATCCCCCATGGCATTTTGGCCTTTTCCGCATGCGCCTGTTGAATCTTTACCACAGAGCGATAGGATTCATCAAGGAGCGTTCCACGATAGTTCTTAAACAGAATAGAAGGCATTAAAAACTCAAACATGGTTCCACTCCAGGATACCAGACAGCGCCTGCCGTTTATTCTGGTCAGCGGCCGGGCCATCTTAAACCAGTGGCTTTGAGGCACATCCCCTTTGGCGATCGCCAACAGACTGGTCTGCCGGGCTTCCGAGGCCAGCAAGTCATAATAAGATTTATCCCGTTTTCGCTCTGTTAAATTGTAGCCGATCGTAAACAGCTTGATCTGGTCGTCAAACAAGGGCTTGAAGTTCATTCTGTACACTAAATGATGAAGATCTTTCTGTAGCTTCCCAGCACGGAGCAAAGTCAAAACAGCTCGTTTAAGTCCGCGATAGAGATAAGGCTGTAATTCCTTACCGGTGGTTTCTGGATTGTTCAGCAAGCCCAGATATTCCCGAATAAGAGATTTGACCGGGTACTGTCCGAGCTTTCGCAAAGAATCAGGCAGGTTAGGCAGGGTCAGGAACGGGAAAAAATATTCCAGCGCATTTTTTTGGTCTTGAAGCATCCGAGCCAGAGCCTCCGGCCAAAAATCTTTTGTGATCAGCCTGAGGTCTGTTTCGGGTTTCTCAGCCGTATTTCCGTTTTGATCTGCGGAATTCCTGAAACGATTGCGCGTCAGTTTTGCCCATTTGTCTACGAATGCATAACAAGTTTGAAGGTCTGTTATTCCTGCGCAAGCTCCGACTTTTTCAGCTCGCTCGCTTGCCATGATAGCTTTCAATTCTGTGCCAAAAGATTCCCTGACGTCAGGATCAACCGTGCCGGCATTCTCCTGACTCAGCAGATAAGTATCCATGAACCCCTGCAGCATGTTTTGCCCGATCAGTGGTTTCCCTGAAATTTCGGCCAGGCCGTTTTTTAGCGCGATCATATAGCCTGCCATGTTGCCGCTGTCAACCGTTGAAATATAGATCGGGTGAAGCGGTTCCAGCGTCTGCGTATCGTACCAGTTATAGATATGCCCATTCCATTTTGGCATTCCTTGGATCGTCCGGAGCGTATTCCTGACCCGGCTCAGCATTCTTTCCGTGCTTACATAGCCGAGATCTCCGGCTGTAAGGTTAGCCAGCAGCGCCAGCCCGATGTTGGTAGGTGATGTCCTGCAGGCCTCTCCTTTATGCGGTTCCATCTGGATATTATCCGGAGGCAGATAATTGTTTTCCGCATTGACAAAAAGATCAAAATAAGCCCAGACCTGCCGAGAGAACATACGAAGCACCCGGCGGTCTTCGGAAGAAATCCCTGTGATAGAATCGGTATAGGGCAGACTCATTCGGTAGGCAAGCCATGGCGACGCCAGCCAGCTGATCAACAAGATTGTTAGGATTATCCCGGTAAGCAAGCTCACATAAAAATAACCGAATAGAAAGAAAAGGCTCATCACGATGCCGCGCACCATTCTATGATAAAAATTCCAGGGGTCTAACTGAAGATACGTTTCAGAATCTGCAGCCGTCTCCCATTCGAGTAAATTGCGTTTGGTGATGATTTGTCTCCCAAGACTCCTAAATACGGCATCCAGTTGATTATACGCTTGATACGGCAGCACCGCGATGCTGAACAGGATCTGGCTGATTCCTAGTTTTAGCTCAAACTTAAAGATCCTGAAGGTTATACTGCGGTCGATGAGGCGTCCGCCAATGTTCAGAAGCAGCGGTAAACTCAAACTCAGCAGGACTAAAATCGCCAGCTGGCTGAAGAACTGATGCAACACGGTAACGGCTAAAAAAAGAATAATTATCTGAAAAGGCGTTTCCAGGCTCCGTCTGAGATTGTCAAAAATCTTCCAGCGGGATACAGCGGAAAAGTCCTGCTGAAACATATAACGCGCAATTTGCCAGTCTCCCCTTATCCAACGATGCGCCCTTTTGGTATGCGACAGAAATTTGGTCGGATATCCGTCAAAAAACTCAATATCCGTCGCTAAGGCTGTACGCGCATAGAGACCTTCAATTAAGTCGTGACTCAGGATCCTATTATCCGGAAAGGCATTTTGGGTTACGGCGTGAAATACTTTCAGATCATAAATGCCTTTGCCTGTGAATATTCCTTCGCCAAAGAGATCCTGATAGATATCTGAAATCGCGCAGGTATAAGGATCAATGCCTGCTGTTCCGGTGAACACCCTGGCAAAAGGCGAAGCAAACGCGCTTGCCGCCGTGAGACCGATCCGTGGCTGAATAATACCATAGCCATAGGCGATACTTTTGCCGTTGTCAGCCAGTCTTGCTTCATTCATCGGATGCGCAATTGTACCAATCAGCTTGCGTGCAGAATCTCTGGGCAATATTGTATCGGCATCCAGTGTGATAACATAGCGGATTCCTTGCATGGCTTCCGGCTTTCCTGTCCGGATAAAGTAACTCGTCTCTCCTTCGTTCAGAAGCAGCCGGTTGAATTCAATCAGCTTTCCCCTTTTTCTTTCCCATCCCATCCAGACCTTATCTTTTTCGTTCCATTTTCTTTCTCTGTGAAAATAGAAAAAACGCTCCTCCCCATATTTGTCATTCAGTCTTGCCGCCGCTTTGACACCCGCCTGAATGATTTCATCATCCCCGGTCTGTTTGGCCGCAGGGGCATCTGCAAAATCACCGAGAACGGCAAAACACAGGTTCTGATCCCGGTTGCTTAAATAGTGTGTCTCCAGTTGTTTCATTTGCTGCCGGACTTTGGACGGATGATTGAAAATTGCCGGGATCACAACAATTGTTTTGTATTGTTCCGGTATCCCGTTATCCAGGTACAATTTCGGCAGAAAGTTCGGAGACAGCATCCTGCAGAACAGACGATTAATGAGACAGACAGCCATGCCATTGATCAGGATCAGCGCTCCAATCAGGCCCAGAAGCATACTGCCTGATAATACATTGCCAGAATTGTTTTTTGTCAGATCGAGAAAAATAAGAAAAGGTATCACTGTCGCCAGAAATATTAACCCAAGGTAGGACAAGGCAGGTTTTAATTTTAGATAACAGTATATGCCATGAAAGGACTTTTTTACCCTGCCCCAACTGTCGGCCAGCTCCTTTTCCAGGCGCACCTTGCCGGAACCAAACAAGTAATAACCAACGTGGCTAAAAGGCGCAGACTGGTTCTGGGCAGCTAATTTTTCCAATGTTCTGGCCACAATAATTTCTGTAACTTTATATTTTCCTGCCAGACCTTCTATTTCATGCCTGTATTTGTCCCGGGAATCAAAATCCATCTTGTCAAATATTTTGGCCGGATCCTTTTGAAGGGTTTGCTGTACCAGACTGACATTTTCGAAAAAAGCAGACCAGTTCTCAGCGTTAATCTGTTTGATATCCGTGACAAGTTTGCCCATGGCCGCTCCCTGGGCTGTCAGAAAATGATGTTCTGAATTTACGGCCTTCTCCACCGTTGTATTTTGTCTGCTGGCCGCATTATCAAGCCAGTTGTATAGTATTTTAGCTTCTAGGCCATGTTCCTTAAGCTTTCTGGCGATTCTTTCCATGAAAATTGCCGTGAGCACATCTTCCGGATCCTGCCCCGATGCAGGAGGCATCTCAGACGCAGGCATTTCAGCGTCCGTGTATCCCTCAAATACAGTCTTTAACCAATCATCAGCTTTTCTTCTTTCGGCCTGGATATAAAGAATACGCTCAACCTGATAGTAGACTTTTTCCAGCAGCAGTACTTTTAGCATCATTGGAACAGCCCATATCTCAGCAGATGAAAGTGGCGCCTCTTCCTGATACCCGGCAATAAACGCCTTTAACTGATCAAAATTCAATTCATGTTCGCACTGTTTTAGAAATTCAGCTATAATCAGATAAATTCTGGGGTAACCGGCGTTATCCCCTCCTTTTAAATACTGTAGCTTGCTTTCATATTCTTTGGAGATATCCTTGGTCAGTCCTGTGATCAATTCGCTGATAATGTAGTAGTTGTCCAGGTACCATTCTGCTGCGGGAATGACGTCTTCCGTTTCATAGTAATATTCATTGATTGGAGAATAAGCTTCACGGATATAGGCACTTTGTCTTTTAATAACCGGCAGCAGGCTCCGACCTTTAGGGGTAAGCCCCAGCCAGTTATGGAATTGAGCAAGTTCCGAGATCTTCATATTTCAACCCCAACATATTTTTTTCTTTACTCATTATGTCCATTTCTGCGGGCATAATTCGTAATTTGCAGCCTGCTGGGGCAAATCGCCGCTCTTCGCCATCCGTGGTACCACGACATTAGGCCATCCATGGCCGTCAACCATTGGAATGTCTTAACGCTTAGGCTTTCTGTTTATTGAACGCTGCTGTCACTAAAAGTTCGCTTGTGTATTTTGTGCAAGTCCGCAATATTTTGAGAAATAAGTAGAAATAATTACATCTTATAACAGAGACAGGGGTGTATCGAAACTAAAGTTTCGATACACCCCCTTGCTGAATTAAGCTTTGGCCTTTTTAAATTTACAGCGTTTGTTGTATTAGGCGAAAATAGTTATCTTAAGAAAAATAACCTTGAAAATCTTCGAGGGACATCAGTATCTCCCGTGGTTTATTGCCCTCACTGCGGCCAACGACGCCGGCGTCCTCCAGCATATCCATAAGGCGGGCTGCCCGGGAATACCCAACTCTCAGCCGCCTTTGCAGATAAGATACCGAAGCAATCCCGGATGTAATCACCAGCTCGCCGGCTTCAGCAAAACGCTCGTCAAGATCTTCATCTGGCTTTTCAGAGGTTGTGGTTTCTTCAAGCAGATTTTCATCGAGCTCATAAGCCGATCTGCCCTGTTTTTTCCAATGTTCAATGACATTTTTTGTTTCTTGCTCGTCGATAAAGCAGCCGTGAACTCTTTGGGGTTTATTTAGGCCAATCGGGGAATACAGCATGTCCCCTTTGCCCAATAATTTCTCGGCACCGCCCCCATCAAGGATCGTTCTGGAATCAATTTGCGAGGAAACGGCAAAAGAAATCCGGCTTGGGATATTCGCTTTAATAAGTCCTGTAATAACATTCACCGACGGACGCTGCGTGGCGATGACCAGATGAATCCCTGCCGCTCTCGCCATTTGAGCAAGTCGGCAAATAGCCTCTTCGATTTCATTGGCAGCTACCATCATAAGATCGGCCAGCTCGTCAATCACGACGACAATGTAAGGTAACGGTTTATCCATATTCCTATTGAAGTGATCAATGTCACGAACGCCACTGGAGGCAAACAGTTCATAGCGGTCTTCCATTTCCCTGACAATGAATTTAAGGTATTTGGATGCTTTCTTCGGATCGGTAACGACCGGTGAAAGCAGATGGGGGATGCCGTTATACTGGTTAAGTTCAACCATTTTGGGGTCGATCAAAAGCAGTTTGACCTGATCCGGTGTATAGGAAAACAGCAGCGAATTCAAAAGACAATTGATAAAAATACTTTTCCCGGAGCCGGTAGCGCCGGCAACAAGCAAATGCGGCATTTTTGCGAGCTCACCAATAACAGGCTGGTCCGCAATATCTTTGCCAAGCGCTATTTTCAGCTTACCGCCAGAACCCATAAATGATTCAGATCCAATCACTTCTCTAAAGTAGACGGTCCTGGACTTTTGACGCGGCACTTCAATCCCTACAGCCGCTTTGCCCGGGATCGGTGCTTCAATTCGGATATCTCTCGAAGCCATGGCCAAAGCAATATCATCTGCCAGATTGACAATTTTACTGATTTTCGTTCCCGGAGCAGGTGAGAGCTCATAACGTGTGATAACCGGGCCGACGGTAATATTGGTAACTTTTGCGGTCACTCCGAATGTGCTTAAGACATCCTCCAGAAGCTCCGGGTTTGTGCGTTCTGCCGCCGCGGTACTGTTTTCCCTGCGCCGCAATAATTCGATCCTCGGCAGTATCCAGGCTTTCGTTTTGATGTCGTCGTAGTCGTATTCCGCAGGGATATCTGCAGATACATTTACTGATGGTTTTGATTCATACGCCTTATAAAAATTTCCGTAAATTTTTTCTTCAGTCACAGGAGCCGCTGCCGTCACTTGCGTTACGGGAGCTACTTGCTGCCTTTCCTGAAAATAGTTGTTTCTCTGAAACAGAGTATCCTGTTTTTTCTCTTTATCTGCGCTTTCCAACGGAAATGTATTGTTTTTCCTGACATCTTTCTTACTCTCTTTGAAATAGTCTTTAAATCCATTCATACTGACCGTATTTTCTGAAATATAGAAACTTTTATTTCCTTCGCCAAAATACGAAGAGAAATTTGCTCCCAAATGTCCCAGGTGATCCTTAGTTGCGACCGGTTCGTCATTCACAAACAATCGCTCGGCAAAATAGGATGAAAAGCCATTTTCGCGCGCCAAGCTCACCGGTATGCCTGTCTCAGGTTCAGAAGCTGCCTTATTCCCCAACCGATTGGCCTGAACTTCTCTGGACCTGGCGGTACTGATCCTTTTCGACAGTTCATCTGATCTAGCTTGTTCAGTTGATCTGGCCTTGTCAACTGGCCGGTCCTTCATTATATTCTTTTTCCGCTTATATTCATCATATCTGTTATCATATTCATCATCTTCATCTTCATCATCGTCGTCATCATCGTCAAATTCCTGTTCACGCTTTGTTCCGGACATAAGCCAACAAACAACCGCAAAAATCAAACAAATTACCGGCAGACCAAGCGCGTAATTTCCGAGAAGTTCTTTAAAGAAACTAAAAACGTTGGTCGAAAACTCCTGGATCTCGAAATATCCCAGGATCCCAATCAGAAACATAAAAAAATACAGCAGCGAAAGTGCTTTTATAAGTATTCTTCCAACCAGCCTCAAGGTTTACCACTCCTAACATTTATCGATATCATTGATCTCAGTCGATCTGCAGATATTCCATAAGATTAAGCACGCATTTTTCCGGAACCGAGACCTCTCCAATTTCGACCTGACTGAAAAAGCCATGATAGTCGCTGCCACCTGTTGCGAGAGTCCTGTATTTTCGTGACAGTTCTTCAAAATAGGTAATCTTCTCTTCGCGTTGAGCCCAGTAACCGTAATAGACTTCAATTCCAATCGGCTTGTAACTCAAAAGATCCTCAGTCAGGGACTGGTCGATTAGTCCCGGATGAGCCAGGACAGGAAGCCCGCCTGTTTCGAGAATCAGATCAACCGCATCAGGAAAGGGGTTGCCTTCATAGGGTATATAGGCCGTTCCGCCGGGTCTGAGACAGGACGCAAGATTATCCCAATTAATAGTGAGATTTTGATCACGTTCAGTTTTATTCCAGATCGCGTAAATAATATGAGACTTGCTGACGACGCCTTCGAAACTTGCTGTATTTTCAATCTCCTGCCATTCGAGCACCAGTCCCAAATCTTTTAACTTTCCGAGCATTAATTTTGTAACAGCAGTTCTCTCTTTACGGATTTGCTGAAGCTTTTCCTGAAGATAGTCATTATTAATGTCTCGGTAATAGCCCAGCAGGTGAATCTCCTGGTTCTTGTAATAGGTATTCAACTCAAGTCCGGGTATAATCCGAATTCCGTAATCCGGCGCAATGTTTTGCGCCTTGGTGACACCGGATGTTGTCTCATGATCGGTAATGGCGACAATATCCATCCCTTTTAAAGAAGAAATTTGCAAAATCTCTTCAACCTTGAGACTTCCGTCAGACTGATTGGTGTGAATATGAAGGTCAGTTTTCAATCGTAACGATCCTCTCGCCAAGATTTGCTATAATGTTTTCTTTTATACTATTTTATTCGTTTTTTACGGCAAAAATCCTTCAAAATAATTTGAATGATTGTTATATGTATGATCTGCCATCAATTTAAATGCAGACTGAAATGTTAACTGAAATGTTATCGTTGACACAATCAAGTAATTCCGATATAATAGCTTTCGTCGTCAACTGTAGGAAACACCTAGGGGATTAGTTTAATGGTAGAACAGCGGTCTCCAAAACCGTCAGTGAGGGTTCAACTCCTTCATCCCCTGCCAAGTAAATTTGAGGCTCAGAGGCCTTTTTTTATTTTTGTATTTATGCTTTGGGGCAGACTTTTGGATAGATTTTTTTAACCGAAGAAAAAAATAAGGGAATCGGAATTATCCGACTCCCTTATTTTTATTTCTGTTTTTTTAGGTTATGATCTTTTTGATTTCAGATCATTTTGAAAGATATGTATCACTTGATTTATTGTTTTTCTTTAAGCCTTTACTATTAAGTCTAAGATGAAATAGCACTAAAACAACTAATAAGAAACCTGGAATAACATGGACGCTTTCAAAGATTTCCTTGGGAATCATTTCATTTGTTAACGCAGTAATCACCAAGATCAGAAGATCAATACAAAGCAATACATTAACAATTTTATTTCCTTTATCCGTATCCAATTCTATCACTCCTTTCATTAAATGTAGGTAATATGTTAACAATTGATTATGTCATTTATGTGAAATAATGGTGACAGTTATGTGAAATTTGAATGGACAAAGTACATTCAAATTTTATATCGTCCTGTTTCTTTTAATTTGCAATTTTTCTGTGTTTTTGATTACTTGGGAACATCTACAAGATTGAAACGGTATAAAAAGATTTTGTAATCCCATACTAAAATTAAAGGAGGGTTAATATGAGCTGGAGAGAATCGCGATTTATGCAAGTTGTGTGGACCGTCATTCGCGTATATATTGGCTGGGAGTGGCTGAGTGCCGGTATCAGCAAAACTTTTGGAGCAAGTGCTGCAGCCTGGGTAGGCCCGAACGCGGGAGCGGCCGTTACAGGTTTTTTACAAGGAGCTCTGACCAAAACCGGTGGCCAACATCCTGATGTATCCTGGTGGTATGCATCATTTATTCAAAATATTGCTCTTCCGAATGCCAAAGTGTTTGGTTATGTGATTGCCTGGGGAGAACTTCTGGTTGGCTTGGGATTGATCCTCGGTTGCTTCACGACCATCGCTTTACTTGCGGCAGTCTTTCTGAACATGAGTTATCTACTGGCTGGTGCTGTCAGCACCAATCCAATGTTATTATTCTGGGAAGCTTTACTGCTTTGGGCCGGGGCAGCTGCCTACTACTGGGGAGTGGACAGGATACTTATACCCCAGTGGAAAAAACGACGACTCAAGCAGGGTATTGCGTAACAAAGTTTAATATCATGCTGCTTCATAATGTTAAAGACACGGGGAAAGCCCATGTCTTTAACATTTTTTTCGTTATATTTTTTCGTAATATGTTTCCCTCTATAACAAAAACAAAGATTTTTCAAATTCTTTAACAAAATACTTCTTCCCTTTGGGGATCACTGTATGTCCCTCAGACTCCAGCAAAAACTTCTGATGATCCAGACCACCGGGAAACTTATCATTCAATTCTCCGCCTTTCTTAAGCGTCCGCCAGTACGGGGTAATATCCGGATTACCGGCATCCTCTCTTTCTTGCGAAGCATTGGCGGCGGTATTAATAAAAATCCCTGCCGTCAGCTGACAGGTGAAATCGGCTTGATGTTTTTTGGCCAGATAAGCTCTGATCTCATCGGAAGTAATCAGTTTGCCCGGAGGTATCCTTTTCATGACTTCATCATACTCCAGCGGAGCGGCAATCAACATATTTCCAGCACCAAACCGCTTGGCCATCTTCTCGTCATAGCCAATAAATTCTATTCTGGGCATATCTTTTGCCTGATGCAGCTTTTCATCAAACGTTTTTCTAGCCATTTTTTTCCTCATAAAAACCATTGACTCCTCAAGAGATCAATGGTATATTTAAGTTTAATTAGATTTTATTTATATTTTAATATAACTTCTCTACATTACTATATCACACATCTTTCTGATTGTCAATATCCTCTTGCATCATCCTCTAATCAAATCAATGCAACAGTGAAAGGATGTCGGAAATGGAACCATTTATGCTGCTCCCTCCTGCCATGATCAACAAGATGTCCGTGCATGAGATCCTGGAATGCAACGACCAGACGGCCCGCTTTGGTTTACAGCTTTCAGCATCAGAAGCCTTAGAGCTTGTAGAAACACGCGCTCATTCTCTTCGCAGCTTCGGACGGGTTGAATTTGCAGGCGGCATGATTAATAAGCTCATTCTCCGCTTTTGTGATTCCCCTTTTCTCTCCTGTCATAATTATGCCGCTGCCCTAAATGACCTGATCGAGGCATTTTATTATTTTAAGAATGAGACGCTTGATGAAATAAGCGACGACGAGTTGATCGGACTGATGAAGGTTTATTTTGACGGGAACTGTCAGGGCTCGCTTGAGTTGCTGCAAAACCGCGAACTGGAAACGCTTGCCCGTAATATCCGCTATGGCCTGACGGATTATTGGAATGTACACCCCAACGAAGATGATCCGGACAATGAGGAGGTGGACGTATGGTGAATTTACTCAGAAAACACGCGGTATTGAATATGTCTCTTCCTGAAAGCGCTGTTCTTCAGTCACTTTTGGAACAGGCTTTTCAGCATGGACTGCTGACTGACGTTGAACTTCAGCATATGCAAACACAAATCGTTAAACTCCTGACAAAACAACTGAAACGGTTTACACATGGCGACAGCTGCTCCGTAAAGTCGGAAACAGCGCAAAGTATTGAATATGTCTCTTCCTGAAAGCGCTGTTCTTCAGTCACTTTTGGAACAGGCTTTTCAGCATGGACTGCTGACTGACGTTGAACTTCAGCATATGCAAACACAAATCGTTAAACTCCTGACAAAACAACTGAAACGGTTTACACATGGCGACAGCTGCTCCGTAAAGTCGGAAACAGCGCAAAGTATCATGCTGTCCATCCTGTATACGATCGGTATCTATCTGAAGAGCCTTTCTAATCCCAGTCTCTGTCTGGATTGTCTCAAACAAGACCAAATCAATGATCTGTTTCAGGAAGGCAGAAACATTATTAATCTTCGCATCAGTGAAGCCAAAACACTTCTGTCTGTAATTAATCATGACGGTTTGACCTTTGCTAACCAGGCCTATAGCGATACGCTCGAAAATGGCATTCCGGCA
This genomic stretch from Dehalobacter restrictus DSM 9455 harbors:
- a CDS encoding DNA translocase FtsK codes for the protein MRLVGRILIKALSLLYFFMFLIGILGYFEIQEFSTNVFSFFKELLGNYALGLPVICLIFAVVCWLMSGTKREQEFDDDDDDDEDEDDEYDNRYDEYKRKKNIMKDRPVDKARSTEQARSDELSKRISTARSREVQANRLGNKAASEPETGIPVSLARENGFSSYFAERLFVNDEPVATKDHLGHLGANFSSYFGEGNKSFYISENTVSMNGFKDYFKESKKDVRKNNTFPLESADKEKKQDTLFQRNNYFQERQQVAPVTQVTAAAPVTEEKIYGNFYKAYESKPSVNVSADIPAEYDYDDIKTKAWILPRIELLRRRENSTAAAERTNPELLEDVLSTFGVTAKVTNITVGPVITRYELSPAPGTKISKIVNLADDIALAMASRDIRIEAPIPGKAAVGIEVPRQKSRTVYFREVIGSESFMGSGGKLKIALGKDIADQPVIGELAKMPHLLVAGATGSGKSIFINCLLNSLLFSYTPDQVKLLLIDPKMVELNQYNGIPHLLSPVVTDPKKASKYLKFIVREMEDRYELFASSGVRDIDHFNRNMDKPLPYIVVVIDELADLMMVAANEIEEAICRLAQMARAAGIHLVIATQRPSVNVITGLIKANIPSRISFAVSSQIDSRTILDGGGAEKLLGKGDMLYSPIGLNKPQRVHGCFIDEQETKNVIEHWKKQGRSAYELDENLLEETTTSEKPDEDLDERFAEAGELVITSGIASVSYLQRRLRVGYSRAARLMDMLEDAGVVGRSEGNKPREILMSLEDFQGYFS
- a CDS encoding PHP domain-containing protein — its product is MKTDLHIHTNQSDGSLKVEEILQISSLKGMDIVAITDHETTSGVTKAQNIAPDYGIRIIPGLELNTYYKNQEIHLLGYYRDINNDYLQEKLQQIRKERTAVTKLMLGKLKDLGLVLEWQEIENTASFEGVVSKSHIIYAIWNKTERDQNLTINWDNLASCLRPGGTAYIPYEGNPFPDAVDLILETGGLPVLAHPGLIDQSLTEDLLSYKPIGIEVYYGYWAQREEKITYFEELSRKYRTLATGGSDYHGFFSQVEIGEVSVPEKCVLNLMEYLQID
- a CDS encoding DoxX family membrane protein — its product is MSWRESRFMQVVWTVIRVYIGWEWLSAGISKTFGASAAAWVGPNAGAAVTGFLQGALTKTGGQHPDVSWWYASFIQNIALPNAKVFGYVIAWGELLVGLGLILGCFTTIALLAAVFLNMSYLLAGAVSTNPMLLFWEALLLWAGAAAYYWGVDRILIPQWKKRRLKQGIA
- a CDS encoding MGMT family protein — encoded protein: MARKTFDEKLHQAKDMPRIEFIGYDEKMAKRFGAGNMLIAAPLEYDEVMKRIPPGKLITSDEIRAYLAKKHQADFTCQLTAGIFINTAANASQEREDAGNPDITPYWRTLKKGGELNDKFPGGLDHQKFLLESEGHTVIPKGKKYFVKEFEKSLFLL
- a CDS encoding DUF6323 family protein, with protein sequence MEPFMLLPPAMINKMSVHEILECNDQTARFGLQLSASEALELVETRAHSLRSFGRVEFAGGMINKLILRFCDSPFLSCHNYAAALNDLIEAFYYFKNETLDEISDDELIGLMKVYFDGNCQGSLELLQNRELETLARNIRYGLTDYWNVHPNEDDPDNEEVDVW